Part of the Chloroflexota bacterium genome is shown below.
CAGGTGTCCCTTCTGGCACCGTGCAGTTCATGGACAACGGCACAAACCTCGGTGGCCCGGTGCCTCTGGACCCCTCCGGCACAGCGACTTACACCACATCAGATCTTACGATGGGTGGACATTGGATTACGGCGCTCTACAGTGGGGATGATAGCTTCAGCAATAGCAGCATAACCCGGTGGCAGGTTGTAAGAAAGGCAACGACCATAACAGTAGTAACTTCTTCACCTAACCCCTCAACCTACGGTAACCAGATCATCTTTACTGCTGTGGTTAGTGTGCCAGTTCCGGACCCGGGCGGAGCTACTCCCTCAGGAACAGTAGCCTTCAAGGACGGAACGACAACACTTGGTACAGCCGATCTAATCGGTGGTGTTGGTAGTTGGTTTGCCACCTTTACTACTACCTCCTTTCTGAGCCAAGGGACCCACTACATAGTCGCAGTCTACGATGGCGATAGCAACTTTGAGAGGAGTGCATCCGTCATCACCCAGGTAGTTACGTAGACGACGATCGAAAAGTAAGCCAGGATCTGGCTTTATCTTCTCATCAGCGCGTTGATGCTCACTTCTCGACCTCGAGAATCCACACATTGAGTGGGGCAAGATGGCTGAGGCGACAAGAGCGCCTGCAGTCTCAGTGTACACTGCGAAGCAATTGGCTTGCGCAACTGGGGAAACATTATCCGAGACCCTCCATACCCTCAGCGAATGTGGCTGTTTTCGAGGCTTACCAAGAGGGTTAATAGTCTATATCACTGCTGATGTTTGAAATGCGACGTAGGAGGGGACAATCAAGAGAGCCACAGATTCCAAGCCTTCCAAATCGCGTCCTCCCTGCCTTGCAGGCAAACCAGTGCTTAGTAACATGAGACCCTTCGCTACGCTCAGGGTGACAACATCCATAGGTGTCGTTACTCCGAAAGTCCACCGCTTTCATGTTTTGTGGGCTGGTATGAACCAGCATGGGCGATTCTGATCCTTCCGCAAGGAAGGAGAAGAATCTTTGTTGTTACCGGATACCAGGCTGGAGAACTGCAATTTGACCAGCGATAGCCTCGTGTAGTATATTCCTGACTTAGTGCAGGATCAGGGCAAGAAGACAAACTGCTCAGGTGTTCTTTGCAAGCGAACATATTGGATGGTTATCGCTGAGTCGACATCGCTACCACTCCTGCTAGATTCTTACACTCAGAAGAACAAACGAAGCGAAAAGGAACAGTAAGAGAAATGAGAAGATTGAGGATTGTACTTGTTGCTGCTATCGGCATTGCCTTGTTGGCAGGTTTGCTAGGTTGCAAAGAAAAAGAAGTGCCTACTATCACTACGTCTTCAACGCTGCCCATTGGCGAAGTGGGTATTGCCTACTCGAAGACCCTGGAGGCCTCAGGCGGCAGTGGCACATACACCGACTGGTCAATAACAGAAGGGACTCTGCCTGACGGACTCTCGCTTGAGTCTGGCACTGGAGTTATCGGCGGCACACCAACGACGGCTGGCACTGTCAGTATCACCGTGCAGGTAACTGATAGCAAAGATCGCACTTCGACGAAGAAACTGTATATCACCATCGCGGCAGCGCCTACCATCACCACAGATTCCCCACTCCCCATTGGCGAGGTAGGCATATCCTACTTACAGTTCCTCGAGGTATCCGGTGGCAGTGGCACATATACCGACTGGTCAATAACTGAGGGGACGCTGCCCGACGGTCTGTCGCTTGTGGAGGCATTTGGCGCTATCCTTGGCACCCCGACCACCGCCGGCACGGCCACCATCACCGTGCAAGTGGCTGATAGCCTTGGTGGCAACGCGACTAAGGACCTGTCCATCACCATCGTGGCGCCACCTACCATCACCACGGATTCGCCGCTCCCCACTGGCGAAGTGGGTATTGCCTATTCAAAGACCCTTGAAGTCTCCGATGGCAGCGGCACCTTCACCTGGTCAATGATGGCTGGGGCTCTGCCTGGCGGACTATCCCTTGGCTCTTCGACCGGGGTTATCAGCGGCACACCCACCACTCCAGGCACGACTACCATCATTGTGAAGGTGACCGATAGCCTTGGTGGTACCGTGACCAAGGTCCTGTCCGTCACAATCATAGCACCGCCTACCATCACCACAGATTCGCCACTCCCCGCTGGCGAGGTGGGCACCGCCTATTCAGAGACCCTCGAGGCTTCCGATGGCAGCGGCACCTTCACCTGGTCAATAACTACTGGGGCCCTGCCCGATGGGCTATCCCTGGAGTCTTCGACCGGGGTTATCAGCGGCACACCGACCATCGCCGGTACAGCTACTATCACTGTGGCGGTGACTGACGACCTTGGCGGCACCGCAACCAAGGAGTTGTCCATTACGATCACTTAAGAATTGGGTGTGCCAATTTGACGCTGCCGTCTTACGCTCCACAGAGATAAGGGGCCTCCAGTCCCTGCTCCCGCAGAAGAAGAAATTCGACATCGGTTCAGACTATGGCAACTCTTGACTAGAAAATGGTATTATTGCCGAAGGCTGACCAAAACCAGTGCTCACCCCGACTCAGGGCTGTTTACTTATCCACAGTGGATGAGTTGAGATCCGGACTCTTATGGCAGTTGGTTACCATGCATTTGCCCGATCTTCTGACAGAGGAACTGAGTGAAATAGTGCGTCGCCGATTAGGAGGATATTGTGCCCAAACCGCTGGACGGAATCAGAATCTTAGAATGGGGAATATTTCATGCTGGCCCGGGCGCCACTGCGATCCTGGCCGACCTGGGAGCAGAGGTGATAAAGATAGAGCAGCCCGGGATGGGAGACCCTATAAGGCTTCTGTCCCGCTTTGGCAAGGCTAACGTCAGCATGAAGGGAAGAAGCCTTTTCTACGAAGGGGCTAACCGTCATAAGAAGAATATCACCTTGAATCTGGACACGGAGA
Proteins encoded:
- a CDS encoding Ig-like domain repeat protein; this translates as GVPSGTVQFMDNGTNLGGPVPLDPSGTATYTTSDLTMGGHWITALYSGDDSFSNSSITRWQVVRKATTITVVTSSPNPSTYGNQIIFTAVVSVPVPDPGGATPSGTVAFKDGTTTLGTADLIGGVGSWFATFTTTSFLSQGTHYIVAVYDGDSNFERSASVITQVVT